The Eremothecium gossypii ATCC 10895 chromosome VII, complete sequence nucleotide sequence AATACTGTTGCAGCTGCTTCTCGCTCCTCACATCCGCCGCCAGGTcccgcgcggccgccagGTACTGCTGCGAGAGCCGGTACACGAGGTTCTTCTGGTGTTTGTGAAGATTCACCGCCATCACCATGGTTCGCTGTCGGCGCACACGCCTATCGCACACGCGCCTGCTTTTCAGCGCGCACAGCTGGAACCTTTGGGTCGCAACCGACACAGAGAACAAGCCCATTGGAGCCTATCCATCGCACCAGAGGTGTACAATCGCCTTTAGCTGGCCATATACTGCGGTCCGGTGGCTCAAGCTCAATTTAAATCACGTGATAACCAATATCGTACATGACGATTTGAAGGAGAGCGAAAAAACAAATTGCTGCCATCTACCAAAGGCAGACTTATTAAACACATTAGTTATATAGCCAGTGAGCTGGTATAGGGCAGTTCCTTTCTTGTGAGGGGTTAATATTGTTTGGTACTTTCAGTATGTCAGATGATAAACGGCTGAAGGAGTTCCAGGAGCAAAATAAGATTGTGTTTGACCACAGCACGAGATCGGTGTGGGAAAACCAGGATAAAGACTCTAGCATGGGCCATCTGATGGGGGGTTCCGTGGTGCAGAGTGAAAGTAAGGACAGTATGGACGCAGACCACGGGACGACTTCTGGTATTGTACCGACGCTGCAGAACATTGTTGCGACGGTGAACCTGGACTGCCGGCTGGACTTGAAGACTGTAGCGCTGCACGCGCGCAATGCGGAGTACAACCCGAAGCGGTTTGCAGCGGTGATTATGCGTATCCGGGAGCCGAAGACGACGGCGCTGATATTTGCGTCCGGCAAGATGGTGGTTACGGGTGCAAAGAGCGAGGACGACTCGAAGCTGGCGAGCCGCAAGTACGCGCGGATCATCCAGAAGATCGGGTTCAGTGCCAAGTTTACAGACTTCAAGATTCAGAATATTGTGGGGTCCTGTGACGTGAAGTTCCCCATCCGACTGGAGGGCCTGGCGTTCAGCCACGGCACTTTCTCGTCCTACGAGCCGGAATTGTTTCCGGGTCTGATTTATAGAATGGTGAAGCCGAAGATTGTGCTGCTGATCTTTGTATCGGGAAAGATTGTGCTGACAGGCGCCAAGCAGCGCGAGGAGATATACCAGGCATTTGAGGCCATCTACCCGGTGCTGAGCGAGTTTCGGAAATTATGAGCGGCGGGAGTTCAGGCAAACTTGGGCCCAGCGCCACGGAGTAGCTGCGTGGTGTGCTGTATGCTCATGTATTAAATCATAGATCCGTAGGCATGAGCTCTGCGTACGTCTGCGAGCGGGAGCCGTGTATCGGAACACACTTGTTTAATCTCAGTTGTAACATATGCTAAGTGAATTTGCGTCCAGCTCCGTGGGTCCTTTTTGCCCGCTGGTGGCAAATGGGACCACTTTCTAGAACCAAGGTGTTCTTTTATTTCATCTAAGGTTACATACTTAACTAGTAGCGGCTATTGTGGGAGTCTGCGACGTGCAAGTGCACCTGCTGCCGTCAGGAGCGGTATACTACATAGGGAAAACTCCAAAGCTTCAGAACCATATAAAACACTCGGTGTTAATCTGCCTGGGAGTTCCTTAGACCACAATTGCGCCATATAGTTACCAATGCGGTATGCCACATTTCATTTTACAACTTTTTCGCTAACTGCGACTCGAGCTTTTTCCGTAATTCCCGCTCTTCTCTCAATTCCCGCTCATACTTATTCTGCGTCTCATTTAGAAGCTTCTTGAATTCCTGCTTCATCATGATAAATGATGCAGACACAGGGGACGACGCGCTTGCATTACTCCCAATGGACGGTGGGGACTTCGGGAACATATCGCGAGGAGGTGTGTTACTGTCCGTAGACACAGAAGTAGGAGGCGTCATGGACTCGAGCTTGCTGATCTGCTCCCGAGCCTGACTTAGCCGCGACTGGTAGTTCGACAGTTCCTGCTGTAATTCGCGATTTGTCCGGTTCAACTGTTCAATTTCCTGTAAATAATGCTTTCGGTCGCTTTCAAACTTTTCTGTCAGAAACTTGTGTGCAAGTTGCAGATCCTCAAACGCAGTGTACACTTCGTCTAACTCCTCTGGTCTATGCTCCTTGATGACCGGCGTGCAGGAACGCGACGGTAGCGACGTCCCGCCCGATGCAGAACTATTGTCCAGTAACTGGTCGATGCACCGCTTACAGATTTCCTTCGTGTCCAGCGTCTGGCCTATCTGACCCTGCGTCTGAATTTCCATTCCATTCTGTATCATAGAAGAAATCAGATACGAGGCGATTTCTTCTAGTTCGTGGCCTGCCTGCTTGCCCGGAGGCGTAAGCGAGTCATCCGAAACATGCTGCTCGTATACCGCCAGTTGCTCCTGTAGTACCGCCACAATACCTTCCAGAAGGCCTGCCTCACGCTGCTCTACTAAGAGCTTCAGAAACCGGtcctgcggcgccgcccGGACGCGGTACTTAGCATACTCTGAGAACAGCTTTTTCTCAATGTCAAGCTGCAGCTCGCTGATTCTGTTAAGCCCCTCCCCACCCAGATACTGCTCCCGGAGACCCACCGCAACATCTCCACCCTCCCCATCCTCCAGACTGTGAGTTGTAAGGAAACTCTTCAACTCTTCATAGCTCGTCGGGTATAAGTCCAACCGCGATTCCGAGAAAGCCACCTTGTTAGACTTCACAAGTAAGTCTACCGTAAGCACTGTATCGTCCTCCATCGCTCTGATACATGAACTACAGGCGCACTTGTTTGTTAGAGAGGAAACTCTAACCCACACTGGGCATATGTGGTGTTGTTCATATCTCATTGCTGAAACTGCCGGCCTCGGAAAACTGGCACGTGACAGCCATCGTTATCTACGTGTATCACGTGCCTGTCACGTGATACTATCGGAGCTCTTTGGATTGCGATATAGCGACCATGGCGGAAGCATCAGCGCTCGATGCATCGGAGACACATGTCTAGAGGCGGGCTTTCTGCGGCAAGGCATCATGGCAGGTATGCAACTGGACGAAATTATTGAATATCTGCGGTATAGCAAGCATATTCCGGAGGAAACTATTTACGAACTATGTTTGAAGTGTCAAGAACTACTTGTTAACGAATCGAACGTGACGCATGTGGACACGCCGGTAACTATCTGCGGAGACATACACGGACAGCTGCACGACCTGTTGACGCTGTTTGAAAAGTCGGAGGGGATCGAGAAGAACCGCTTCATCTTTCTGGGCGACTTCGTGGATCGGGGCTTCTACTCGCTGGAAAGCTTCCTCCTACTGCTGTGCTACAAACTGAGGTATCCTGACCGCATCACACTCATTCGCGGAAACCACGAAACAAGACAGATCACCAAGGTGTATGGCTTCTATGATGAGGTCATCCGCAAGTACGGTAACTCTAATGTCTGGCGTTACTGCTGCGAGGTGTTTGACTACCTCTCATTAGGCGCGATCATCAACGGCCAGATCTTCTGCGTGCACGGCGGCCTTTCGCCGGATGTCATGACGGTTGACGAGATACGATCGATCGACCGTAAGCAGGAAGTGCCTCATGAGGGTGCCATGTGTGATCTCTTGTGGAGCGACCCCGATGAGGTCGACACCTGGTCACTGTCGCCTCGAGGAGCTGGCTTCTTGTTTGGCAAGAACGAAGTGGACCAGTTCTTGCACAGGAATGATATCAGTCTCATCGCACGCGCGCACCAACTGGTCATGGAGGGCTACAAGGAAATGTTTGACGGCGGCCTGGTAACCGTGTGGTCGGCGCCCAACTACTGCTACCGGTGCGGGAATGTCGCTGCAGTGTTACGGATCGACGACGACCTCAGCCGAAATTACACTATATTCGAAGCTGTGCCCGCACAGGACAATCGCGGCAACGCAATCATTCCAACCAAGAAACCTCAAATGGACTACTTTTTATGAGGCTCGTCCGGGAACTCTACGCGCTCGGCAGCTGAATATGTACTAATACTCCACTATACATACATAGCCCCACCTTACTATGTAACTATATTCCACACGTGATGCTCCTGTGACGCTGGCTGAATTCAGCAGCACGTCTCCACGGACTGGCAGCTTGGCCCAACCGCCGCGTTCGAGGTAATTTTTAACACGGTCCTTTCACCTCGGGCGATGGGCAAGAGCCCAGAGCTAGACAACGCAAGTAACAGGCTGCTGCGCAGATGTCGGTCGGCGTCTCGCTTTCACAGCTACTACAAGAGGGAGCAGAGCCTCTAACGACGGGGATCCCACAGCTGGACGATGCGCTTGGTGCTGGCCTGGATCCCCGGTCTATCTACGAGGTCTTTGGCCCCCCTGGTATCGGTAAGACACTCTTCGGCCTACAAGTCATCCGCTGTAACCGCGGGAAGCGTGTCCTGGTCGTCGATACGCACAAGCGCACGCCGCTCGACAGGTTGCTGCCCACAGAACCTAGCGCGGATGACATAGAGCCGCATGTTGTCCGGCTCACCAAGTTTGCGCAGCTGGTGTATTTCTTCCAGGAGCTGCGCACCGCTTACGACCTCATCATCATCGAGGGCCTCTCGCAGGTCCTTATCGACTACCTGCACGGCCGCATGCGCCACCCCATGCCGAGTGATACCACGCTGCACGGCGTCAAGACGCGCCAACTGATAGCGCTGCTCAGCCTGCTCACCCGCTACGTCACACAGCACCATAGCTGCGTACTGCTGCTCAACGATGCAATGAACACGGCCTACCAAGACTACTCAGATCACCCGCTGGTCGCCGTGGACGTCGACCGCGGCCCCTTCCTTGTCCGCGCAGAGCGCCGACGCCATGTACAAACGCTCAAGAGCGCCCTCGTCGCCAACGCTAGCGTGGGCGGCAAGGATGCAAAGTGGGAGGTTTTCGTCCGCTGCCGGATTGGCCTTTTCTGGGACTGGGACCGTCCCGCGCCCGGAGTCCCGGCGGACCGCCGCGTCCCGCCCAAGATCCGCATCGCAGTAGTGCTCCCGCTCGCCGCCAGTGCCGCTGCCCACTCCGTCGTCAAGCTAAAAATAGACTCATCAGGCGCTCTTGCCGCCCTTCAGTCGCAGGTagccgccagcgccgcaCAACCGCTCGAACCGGACCCCACAGAATCGCGTGCATCCACACCAGCAGTCCAATTTCCACCCTCTTCATTAAGCGCTATAGCTGGTACGCCTACGCcaacgccgccgccgcttgCTGCGCGCAGCGAGACGCTGACTGATGCATGGCTGCCTAACTTAGCAGCTGGTGAGTCCGCCACCGGACTTGTTACACCTACGTTCGAGCAAGACATGCAACCCGCACCTAGAAGATGCGCTAGCGAGGGACCAGCACACAGGGAATTAATCTCATCCGGTCCTTTTGTTGCCAGCCATTCTCAACCGACTCGGCCTCCATCTATGCTCGAGAAATCTAGGCACCCGAAGAAACCTAAAGTAGCAGAACACGCACTGCGGTCTACAATGGCTTACGAGATGAATCAAAGGTCCGAAGCAGAGCAGAACAATTGTTGCGGGGCTAATCATAATGTGGACCAGCAAGACCGTACCAGCGGATCCCCACGTGAACGGTTTAGTTTGTCACCAGCCATCATAGGGGAGAGACCTGCGACGCCAGATTGCGAGGAGGGCATCGTGCTGACAAGTGtgagctgcagcgcgcgccgcgAATCCGTCGTGGACGATAGCGAGGGATGAATGCCGCATAGTCTAATGAAGATTCTTTTATTAGAAACAAAGAGCCCTTTCCTTGCCTTTGGGGGATGTCCCGTTTCCATAGGTGTGGCTGGCAGGGTGTGCCCCTGTAGGGTGGCTTTAGCGGGCGGCATGATGTACCGCGCGGCGGGTGGGCACGACACCGGGGATTACTACAGATGGACAAAGTTCCTCAAGGGCATCGCTGTACGCGGGAGTACTACCGCTCTGGGCCGTGCCTGGGAGCGGGAAGCATGGAacagagcggaaaatcgGATAGCACGGGCGCGTCGAGAACGCGCGGGAACGGCCCAGCAGGCATTACTGGGGAGC carries:
- the SPT15 gene encoding TATA-binding protein (Syntenic homolog of Saccharomyces cerevisiae YER148W (SPT15)), with the protein product MSDDKRLKEFQEQNKIVFDHSTRSVWENQDKDSSMGHLMGGSVVQSESKDSMDADHGTTSGIVPTLQNIVATVNLDCRLDLKTVALHARNAEYNPKRFAAVIMRIREPKTTALIFASGKMVVTGAKSEDDSKLASRKYARIIQKIGFSAKFTDFKIQNIVGSCDVKFPIRLEGLAFSHGTFSSYEPELFPGLIYRMVKPKIVLLIFVSGKIVLTGAKQREEIYQAFEAIYPVLSEFRKL
- the PPH3 gene encoding phosphoprotein phosphatase PP4 catalytic subunit PPH3 (Syntenic homolog of Saccharomyces cerevisiae YDR075W (PPH3) Newly annotated start codon according to experimentaly determined 5 end of mRNA using 5 RACE.) is translated as MAGMQLDEIIEYLRYSKHIPEETIYELCLKCQELLVNESNVTHVDTPVTICGDIHGQLHDLLTLFEKSEGIEKNRFIFLGDFVDRGFYSLESFLLLLCYKLRYPDRITLIRGNHETRQITKVYGFYDEVIRKYGNSNVWRYCCEVFDYLSLGAIINGQIFCVHGGLSPDVMTVDEIRSIDRKQEVPHEGAMCDLLWSDPDEVDTWSLSPRGAGFLFGKNEVDQFLHRNDISLIARAHQLVMEGYKEMFDGGLVTVWSAPNYCYRCGNVAAVLRIDDDLSRNYTIFEAVPAQDNRGNAIIPTKKPQMDYFL
- the RAD55 gene encoding putative DNA-dependent ATPase RAD55 (Syntenic homolog of Saccharomyces cerevisiae YDR076W (RAD55)), producing the protein MSVGVSLSQLLQEGAEPLTTGIPQLDDALGAGLDPRSIYEVFGPPGIGKTLFGLQVIRCNRGKRVLVVDTHKRTPLDRLLPTEPSADDIEPHVVRLTKFAQLVYFFQELRTAYDLIIIEGLSQVLIDYLHGRMRHPMPSDTTLHGVKTRQLIALLSLLTRYVTQHHSCVLLLNDAMNTAYQDYSDHPLVAVDVDRGPFLVRAERRRHVQTLKSALVANASVGGKDAKWEVFVRCRIGLFWDWDRPAPGVPADRRVPPKIRIAVVLPLAASAAAHSVVKLKIDSSGALAALQSQVAASAAQPLEPDPTESRASTPAVQFPPSSLSAIAGTPTPTPPPLAARSETLTDAWLPNLAAGESATGLVTPTFEQDMQPAPRRCASEGPAHRELISSGPFVASHSQPTRPPSMLEKSRHPKKPKVAEHALRSTMAYEMNQRSEAEQNNCCGANHNVDQQDRTSGSPRERFSLSPAIIGERPATPDCEEGIVLTSVSCSARRESVVDDSEG
- the PEA2 gene encoding Pea2p (Syntenic homolog of Saccharomyces cerevisiae YER149C (PEA2)); this translates as MEDDTVLTVDLLVKSNKVAFSESRLDLYPTSYEELKSFLTTHSLEDGEGGDVAVGLREQYLGGEGLNRISELQLDIEKKLFSEYAKYRVRAAPQDRFLKLLVEQREAGLLEGIVAVLQEQLAVYEQHVSDDSLTPPGKQAGHELEEIASYLISSMIQNGMEIQTQGQIGQTLDTKEICKRCIDQLLDNSSASGGTSLPSRSCTPVIKEHRPEELDEVYTAFEDLQLAHKFLTEKFESDRKHYLQEIEQLNRTNRELQQELSNYQSRLSQAREQISKLESMTPPTSVSTDSNTPPRDMFPKSPPSIGSNASASSPVSASFIMMKQEFKKLLNETQNKYERELREERELRKKLESQLAKKL